The following are from one region of the Salvia hispanica cultivar TCC Black 2014 chromosome 1, UniMelb_Shisp_WGS_1.0, whole genome shotgun sequence genome:
- the LOC125206450 gene encoding uncharacterized protein LOC125206450: protein MKGGDDGGVLVELELGDAAWNFILEKAVCSHGLFMMAPNHWDPLSKTLTRPLRLNLDDDDDDQTSVTVHVSHPPHSPHALHLRVFGTDTLTLHQQQSLMSQVRRMLRLSDEEHKRVIEFHNMHEQAKGSGFGRVFRSPTLFEDMVKCILLCNCQWPRTLSMAQALCDLQAELQHQSPGASNTENGIISSCQSNNIKSFAPETPCGKESKRKPRKCLQKLAKKYAKILGDEESEMKISTAVLLESPIFVSEETGGDFLGQCKPSTTSVDDSLKSTEVTENDSSSAVGNFPSPRELSRLDENFLAKRCGLGYRAGRVIKLAQGVVEGRIQLRELECEGGTLSLSEYDKLAEKLREIDGFGPFTCANVLMCMGFYHVIPADSETMRHLKQVHAKSSSAKTIQQDLENIYGKYAPFQFLAFWSEIWDFYEERFGKLSEMGHSSYKLITAANMIGKARKGKYQVSP from the exons ATGAAAGGGGGAGATGATGGCGGCGTGTTGGTGGAGCTTGAGCTCGGTGACGCAGCGTGGAATTTCATCCTAGAAAAAGCTGTGTGTAGCCATGGCCTATTCATGATGGCGCCCAACCACTGGGACCCTCTTTCCAAAACCCTCACACGCCCACTCCGCCTTAATctcgacgacgacgacgacgaccaAACCTCCGTCACGGTTCACGTTTCCCACCCTCCCCACTCGCCCCACGCGCTTCATCTCCGCGTTTTCGGAACCGACACCCTCACCCTTCACCAGCAGCAATCGTTAATG AGTCAAGTTAGAAGGATGCTGAGATTATCAGATGAAGAACATAAGAGGGTGATTGAGTTCCATAATATGCATGAGCAAGCAAAAGGGAGTGGATTCGGGAGAGTGTTCCGATCGCCTACATTGTTTGAGGACATGGTCAAGTGTATTCTCCTGTGCAATTGCCA GTGGCCGAGAACTCTGAGCATGGCCCAAGCACTATGCGACCTTCAAGCAGAATTGCAGCATCAGTCACCTGGAGCATCAAATACGGAAAATGGAATAATTTCGAGCTGTCAATCAAACAATATTAAGTCTTTTGCTCCAGAAACACCTTGTGGAAAAGAATCAAAGAGAAAGCCTCGCAAGTGCCTACAAAAATTAGCAAAAAAATATGCCAAAATATTAGGAGATGAAGAATCTGAGATGAAAATTAGTACAGCTGTACTATTGGAAAGTCCAATCTTCGTGTCGGAGGAGACAGGGGGCGACTTCCTTGGGCAATGTAAACCTTCCACGACTTCAGTTGACGATTCTCTTAAGAGTACAGAAGTGACAGAAAATGATAGCAGTTCCGCGGTTGGGAACTTTCCGAGCCCCAGAGAATTGTCTAGATTGGATGAGAACTTTTTGGCTAAGCGATGTGGTCTCGGTTACAGGGCAGGCCGTGTGATAAAGCTTGCTCAGGGTGTCGTTGAAGGCAGAATTCAATTGAGAGAACTAGAATGTGAGGGTGGTACATTGAGCTTGTCTGAATATGATAAGTTGGCCGAGAAGCTGAGAGAGATTGATGGTTTCGGGCCATTCACATGTGCTAATGTTCTAATGTGCATGGGCTTCTACCATGTAATTCCAGCAGATTCAGAAACTATGAGGCATTTGAAACAg GTCCATGCAAAGAGCTCCTCGGCTAAAACAATTCAACAAGATCTTGAAAACATCTATGGAAAATATGCACCATTTCAGTTCCTAGCTTTCTG GTCAGAAATTTGGGATTTCTATGAAGAAAGATTTGGTAAGctaagtgaaatgggacattCTAGCTATAAACTGATCACTGCAGCAAATATGATCGGTAAggcaagaaaaggaaaatatcaGGTGTCGCCGTAG